A portion of the Calliphora vicina chromosome 5, idCalVici1.1, whole genome shotgun sequence genome contains these proteins:
- the Smyd4-3 gene encoding SET and MYND domain-containing protein DDB_G0284059: protein MSFTETTGFFADYYLNLKNSINNFDVEVEKIKLCKNDLERVKFLENFKGVQEQDEKLPIRREFEGKNSTTAAEFKERGNLAFKSKQWLEAMVLYTKSYVALPEDKVFEKAIILANRSASLYHMEKYDETLIDIKRSVDYGYPKDLLYKLYDRQARCYMAKKDYPNTIHCFKKFITSMDDAPTLQSDKRSKMIMDAMTMIKMLERDPRTNKQIELQKKKGIPAEIVPSLAIPDEKELLSSSIRFDESRQEGRFARAATDIKVGEEILIEKPFVSVLLEKFSKSHCDHCFIRTAIPVACPKCADVIYCSEKCQQRAMASYHKYECGILPTIWRSGASVNCHMALRIFANKPVEEFLQIADKVDAKLYIEQIQKLPKDDYRRVAHLVRHEDTRTASNFFQHTLMARFLTKCLLKSNYFGDNAKTEDILKIEALALRSLEFLQFNTHEVAELHKSQRDGSEKTQFIGGALYPNLALFNHSCDPGVVRYFRGTTIHINTVRPIEAGLQISENYGPIYTQEDRSERQSKLLDLYKFECCCDACLENWPTFDKLPTDVIRFRCDAPNNCTAVVEVPPSCNDFMIKCPKCLECTNILKGLKVMQDTEMMTRTAKRLYDTGDYSKALYKYIDLIKIMYEVLVPPFPDFCQCQQYLKDCFLHFGNFYNLD, encoded by the exons ATGTCGTTTACCGAGACAACTGGTTTCTTTGCCGATtactatttgaatttaaaaaattctattaaCAATTTCGATGTGGAAgttgaaaaaatcaaattgtgCAAAAATGATCTAGAACGTGTAAAATTTTTAGAGAATTTCAAAGGTGTCCAAGAACAAGATGAGAAACTGCCAATACGCCGGGAATTTGAGGGTAAAAATTCCACCACAGCAGCTGAATTTAAGGAAAGGGGCAATTTAGCGTTCAAATCAAAACAATGGTTGGAggctatggttttatataccaAAAGTTATGTAGCTTTGCCAGAGGATAAAg TTTTCGAAAAAGCTATTATATTGGCAAATCGCTCTGCTTCTCTGTATCATATGGAAAAGTATGATGAGACTCTAATTGATATTAAACGTTCTGTGGATTATGGCTATCCCAAGGATTTGTTGTACAAACTGTACGATCGTCAGGCTAGATGTTATATGGCTAAAAAGGATTATCCCAATACCATACACTGTTTCAA aaaatttattaCCTCTATGGACGATGCTCCTACTTTACAATCAGATAAACGTTCTAAAATGATTATGGACGCCATGACCATGATTAAGATGCTGGAAAGAGATCCTCGTACAAATAAGCAAATTGAGTTGCAAAAGAAGAAAGGAATTCCCGCTGAAATTGTGCCCAGTTTGGCTATACCCGATGAAAAGGAGTTATTAAGTTCTTCTATACGTTTTGATGAGAGCCGTCAAGAGGGTCGTTTCGCTCGTGCCGCTACCGATATCAAAGTAGGTGAAGAAATTCTTATAGAGAAGCCATTTGTGTCGGTTCTTTTGGAGAAGTTTTCCAAATCACATTGCGATCATTGCTTTATAAG AACTGCGATTCCAGTGGCCTGTCCAAAGTGTGCTGATGTTATATACTGCTCAGAAAAATGTCAACAACGAGCAATGGCCTCCTATCACAAATACGAATGCGGTATATTGCCTACAATCTGGCGTTCGGGAGCTTCGGTTAATTGTCATATGGCTCTACGTATATTCGCTAATAAGCCGGTGGAAGAGTTTTTACAAATAGCCGATAAAGTAGATGCCAAGCTTTATATAGAACAAATACAAAA ACTACCGAAAGATGACTATAGAAGAGTTGCTCACTTGGTAAGGCACGAAGACACCAGAACGGCTTCGAATTTCTTTCAACACACTTTAATGGCCCGCTTCTTAACCAAATGTTTGTTGAAATCGAATTACTTCGGTGACAATGCCAAAACGGAAGATATATTAAAGATTGAGGCTTTGGCTTTAAGGAGTTTAGAATTTTTGCAATTCAATACTCATGAAGTGGCTGAACTGCACAAGTCCCAAAGGGATGGCAGTGAAAAGACTCAGTTTATTGGTGGTGCTTTATATCCCAATTTGGCATTATTCAATCACTCCTGTGATCCAGGTGTTGTAAG ATATTTCCGCGGCACAACTATTCACATAAATACCGTTAGGCCCATTGAGGCGGGTCTACAAATATCTGAAAATTATGGTCCCATTTATACGCAAGAGGACCGGAGTGAACGTCAATCAAAGTTATtggatttatataaatttgaatgtTGCTGTGATGCTTGTTTGGAGAATTGGCCAACTTTTGATAAATTACCCACTGATGTAATACGTTTCCGCTGCGATGCTCCCAATAATTGCACGGCTGTTGTTGAGGTCCCACCATCTTGCAATGACTTTATGATCAAGTGCCCCAAATGTTTGGAgtgtacaaatattttgaaggGCTTGAAAGTTATGCAG GATACTGAAATGATGACACGTACCGCCAAACGTCTCTACGATACGGGTGACTATTCCAAGgctctatataaatatatcgaTTTGATCAAAATCATGTATGAAGTTCTAGTACCACCCTTTCCCGATTTCTGTCAATGCCAACAATACCTCAAAGATTGTTTCTTACATTTTGgtaatttctataatttagATTAA
- the LOC135961537 gene encoding uncharacterized protein LOC135961537: MYTNKTYILYVGIFAFYPCHGLLETVLLNEPLIRGENLVKQLNHLLKRIRYEFPYDYIVIVKDVKKKSACLFEDSIGHLDEPIILLPNLSQQHLLQQQHSNKFILLACSAEYLNQLHIFNTVYQYVPHIIWYQTFEELEMSELCSSINKNGYFQNLIITPQSLAEKETYFNCNLHKHLEIVSRELLANPFLNMQGLPIITESDQLPPRSLLYYNDVGELKLTGFVGNFLTTFAKRYNANLVIVPPVAGGMGVTVFYEILSNKTFQGLLDIAATAIPFKIDTSSETFSYPMELMEYCYMIPLPHIRPAFKLFFEIIELKAMLIILCYFFIYGLLLNIGQHHKITHLNVANILLNDKSMRGMLGQSFVMPKKTSLFMKYICFLLCYTSILICTSYQAYLQSHLVHPPLEKRMETYEDIHRNNYKILIDGRESVFIYPEILEKHHDLFVKEINFDKFLKTRHNMDTRYIYPVSQTRWFVFSERQKLFQRKLFYYSSQLCLSNLVLLSFPLRPGLPYRHQFNQHLLDVRDTGLLDHWLENNFLMMVRLKLSSFKDLSVADEYGEVLLLMDYLWIWILYAACILLSTLVFVGELIFCKVFSK; encoded by the coding sequence ATGTATACGAATAAAACCTATATTCTCTATGTGGGAATTTTTGCATTCTATCCCTGCCATGGACTCTTGGAAACAGTTTTACTCAATGAACCACTGATTCGTGGGGAAAATCTAGTAAAACAACTCAATCATTTGTTGAAGAGAATACGATACGAATTCCCATATGACTATATAGTCATTGTGAAGGATGTGAAAAAGAAAAGTGCGTGTTTATTTGAAGATTCGATTGGTCATTTAGATGAGCCCATCATTTTACTGCCCAATTTGAGCCAACAACATTTGCTACAACAGCAGCattcgaacaaatttattttacttgcTTGCTCAGCGGAGTATTTGAATCAATTGCACATTTTCAATACAGTGTATCAGTATGTGCCACATATCATTTGGTATCAAACATTTGAGGAGCTGGAAATGAGCGAATTATGTTCCAGTATTAACAAGAATggctattttcaaaatttaataattacaccACAATCTCTAGCAGAAAAAGAGACctattttaattgtaatttacaCAAGCATTTAGAAATAGTCAGCCGTGAACTATTAGCTAATCCATTTCTCAACATGCAGGGTCTCCCGATTATAACTGAATCTGATCAACTGCCACCACGCAGTCTATTATATTATAATGATGTTGGTGAATTGAAACTCACTGGATTTGTGGGAAATTTCTTGACTACTTTTGCCAAAAGATATAATGCTAATTTGGTAATAGTGCCTCCAGTAGCTGGTGGTATGGGTGTAACAgtgttttatgaaatattgagtAACAAAACATTTCAAGGATTACTGGATATAGCAGCTACAGCGATTCCTTTCAAAATCGACACCTCTTCTGAGACATTTTCTTATCCCATGGAGTTAATGGAATATTGCTATATGATACCATTGCCTCATATACGACCAgcctttaaattattttttgagatCATTGAACTAAAAGCCATGCTCATTATTCTCTGCTATTTCTTTATATACGGCCTATTGCTTAATATCGGACAACACcacaaaataactcatttgaaCGTGGCCAATATACTGTTAAACGATAAAAGCATGCGTGGCATGTTGGGACAATCTTTTGTGATGCCGAAAAAAACCTCCTTGTTTATGAAATACATTTGCTTTCTGCTGTGCTACACTAGTATTCTTATTTGCACCAGCTATCAGGCCTACTTACAGTCTCATTTAGTTCATCCGCCCCTTGAAAAACGCATGGAAACTTATGAGGATATACACAGAAATAACTACAAAATATTGATAGATGGTCGAGAGTCAGTATTTATTTATCCAGAAATACTAGAGAAGCATCATGATctatttgttaaagaaataaattttgataaatttctcAAAACACGTCACAACATGGATACACGCTACATTTATCCGGTCTCTCAAACTCGCTGGTTTGTATTTAGCGAACGCCAGAAACTCtttcaaagaaaattgttttattattcatCCCAATTGTGTCTGAGCAATTTGGTTCTGCTGTCTTTTCCATTGCGACCTGGTTTGCCCTACAGACACCAGTTCAATCAACATTTATTAGACGTTCGTGATACGGGTCTTTTAGATCACTGGTTGGAGAACAACTTTTTAATGATGGTACGCTTGAAGCTATCCTCTTTTAAAGATTTAAGTGTTGCTGATGAATATGGAGAAGTTCTACTTTTGATGGATTATTTGTGGATATGGATTCTGTATGCCGCCTGCATTTTATTATCGACATTGGTGTTTGTAGgggaattaatattttgtaaagttttttcaaaataa